A genomic segment from Geitlerinema sp. PCC 7407 encodes:
- a CDS encoding DUF1995 family protein translates to MAELPQDLDEAIAQSRTATQAALDDGHSRLQVELVFPEIDLQAISIAELFAADFEARYGDRFKILFPDAGAAALAKHRWGEKPYEIRGISELKAQIQPDEQAFLMIAPSSVEVGPVEKFCEEASDRPVVMVNPRLEDVATIGIGYAGRQLRERFLSTLLSCYYLRPFEGGALRRSYPGPWEVWLETESGYEKVAEESQKPVGDALDQIIGRVQGAETEGSPAPGPTKRKGFLSGLQEFLRALSQ, encoded by the coding sequence ATGGCTGAACTTCCCCAGGACCTCGACGAGGCGATCGCTCAATCCCGGACCGCAACCCAGGCGGCCCTCGACGACGGTCATTCCCGGCTCCAGGTCGAGCTCGTCTTCCCCGAAATTGACCTCCAGGCCATTTCCATCGCCGAGCTGTTTGCGGCCGACTTTGAGGCGCGCTACGGCGATCGCTTCAAGATTCTCTTCCCCGATGCGGGGGCCGCTGCCCTCGCCAAGCACCGCTGGGGCGAGAAACCCTATGAAATTCGAGGAATTTCTGAACTAAAGGCCCAAATCCAGCCCGATGAGCAGGCTTTCTTGATGATTGCGCCCTCCTCGGTAGAAGTTGGCCCAGTCGAGAAGTTTTGCGAGGAAGCGAGCGATCGCCCCGTGGTCATGGTCAACCCGCGCCTAGAGGACGTCGCCACCATCGGCATCGGCTACGCCGGCCGCCAGCTGCGAGAGCGCTTTCTCAGCACGCTGCTCTCGTGCTACTACCTGCGGCCCTTTGAGGGTGGCGCTTTGCGGCGCTCCTATCCGGGTCCTTGGGAGGTGTGGCTGGAGACAGAATCAGGCTACGAAAAAGTCGCCGAAGAGAGCCAAAAGCCGGTCGGCGACGCCCTCGATCAGATCATCGGGCGCGTCCAGGGTGCCGAAACAGAAGGAAGCCCCGCCCCAGGCCCGACCAAGCGCAAGGGATTTTTGTCCGGCTTGCAGGAATTTTTGCGCGCCCTCAGTCAATAG
- a CDS encoding universal stress protein, which yields MKLQKILVALASPEEATPILEAAIAVAKAHSSSLRLFHCLQAPQLDYPPVADPVATLNFYGTPDVGLEQFRREQTLQEEEAAQAWLQAYCQQATDQGVIADFACSLMPPGPALCEAAQTWKADLIMVGRRGRSRLTELLLGSVSNHVVHHAPCSVWVVQEPPAQEISQG from the coding sequence ATGAAGCTACAAAAAATCCTAGTTGCCCTAGCCAGCCCAGAAGAAGCAACCCCGATCCTGGAAGCGGCGATCGCCGTGGCCAAAGCCCACAGCAGTAGCCTGCGCTTGTTTCACTGCCTCCAAGCACCCCAGCTCGACTACCCGCCCGTCGCTGACCCCGTCGCCACCCTCAACTTCTACGGCACCCCCGACGTCGGCCTAGAGCAGTTTCGGCGAGAGCAGACCCTCCAGGAAGAGGAAGCTGCCCAGGCTTGGCTCCAGGCCTACTGCCAGCAGGCAACGGACCAGGGCGTGATCGCTGACTTTGCGTGCTCCCTGATGCCGCCGGGGCCAGCCCTGTGCGAAGCGGCCCAGACCTGGAAAGCTGACCTGATCATGGTGGGGCGCCGGGGCCGATCGAGACTGACGGAGCTGCTGCTGGGCAGCGTCAGCAACCACGTAGTCCACCATGCGCCCTGCTCGGTCTGGGTGGTGCAGGAGCCGCCCGCCCAGGAGATTTCCCAGGGATGA
- a CDS encoding cell wall metabolism sensor histidine kinase WalK, producing MIVGLSTLLAVGKLYSPRLFLLQLSKLEGAGFNIGYVRYRLIEGFDSAWSKGALWSVVVGGTAAGGLSYLLSKRIMRPLLQMERITKQFASGNLDARLPASEIPEINQLAKSFNQMATGIAGVEQRRRELVGDMTHELRTPLTVLEGYLEGLADGTIDPSVEVYQRLARETSRLRRLVNDLQELSKAEAGYLPIDIRAFDLRPLLAMLIQKFSTQVLEDGPVLQLDCPSDLPAVMADPERVEQVMVNLLGNALRYTQEGSITVKAWSCSPYVWVEVIDTGEGIADEDLPHVFERFWRADRSRDRFSGGTGIGLAISRRLVELQGGVIEAESALNRGSTFRFSLPLA from the coding sequence ATGATCGTCGGACTGAGCACCCTGCTCGCCGTCGGCAAGCTCTACTCTCCCCGCCTCTTCTTGCTTCAGCTCTCCAAACTAGAGGGCGCTGGCTTCAACATCGGCTACGTCCGCTATCGGCTGATCGAGGGCTTCGACTCGGCCTGGAGCAAGGGAGCCCTGTGGTCGGTGGTCGTCGGCGGCACCGCAGCGGGCGGCCTCAGCTACCTGCTCTCCAAGCGCATCATGCGGCCCCTCCTGCAAATGGAGCGGATCACCAAGCAGTTCGCCTCCGGCAATCTCGACGCTCGACTGCCCGCCTCCGAGATTCCAGAAATTAATCAGCTGGCCAAAAGCTTCAATCAGATGGCGACGGGCATCGCGGGGGTGGAGCAGCGGCGGCGCGAACTGGTGGGCGACATGACCCACGAGCTGCGCACTCCTCTGACGGTCCTCGAGGGCTACCTAGAAGGGCTCGCCGACGGCACCATCGACCCGTCGGTGGAGGTGTACCAGCGCCTCGCCCGCGAGACCAGCCGCCTCCGCCGCCTGGTGAATGATTTACAAGAGCTGTCCAAGGCAGAGGCGGGCTACTTGCCCATCGACATTCGGGCCTTTGACTTGCGGCCGCTGCTGGCGATGCTGATCCAGAAGTTTTCGACCCAGGTGCTGGAGGATGGCCCGGTGTTGCAGCTCGACTGTCCCAGCGATTTGCCAGCGGTCATGGCTGACCCGGAGCGCGTCGAGCAGGTGATGGTGAACCTGCTGGGCAATGCCCTGCGCTACACCCAGGAAGGGTCCATCACGGTCAAGGCTTGGAGCTGCTCGCCCTATGTCTGGGTGGAGGTGATCGATACGGGCGAGGGGATCGCGGACGAAGATTTGCCCCACGTGTTTGAGCGGTTTTGGCGGGCGGACCGATCGCGCGATCGCTTTTCGGGGGGGACGGGCATCGGTCTGGCGATCTCGCGGCGTCTAGTGGAGCTCCAGGGCGGCGTCATCGAGGCGGAAAGCGCCCTCAATCGGGGCAGCACGTTCCGCTTTTCTCTGCCGCTGGCCTAG
- a CDS encoding response regulator transcription factor, which translates to MDILIVEDEAEIAQLIQLYLEKEGFSCHACRDGLRALQLFQEQQPDLIILDLMLPGLDGLEVCARVRQQPGPKDPYILMLTAKGEEIDRIIGLSTGADDYLVKPFSPRELVARVRALLRRSLRQGGQSALYRTQHFQVDPDQRSAQRLLNGDDTELLDLTTLEFDLLTTFISYPGRVWSRAQLIEKLWGDDFFGDERVVDTHIARLRKKIEPDPANPTFVKTVIGVGYRFEDAIA; encoded by the coding sequence ATGGACATTCTCATCGTTGAAGACGAAGCAGAGATTGCTCAGCTCATTCAACTTTATTTAGAAAAAGAGGGCTTTTCCTGCCACGCCTGCCGCGACGGCCTGCGAGCACTCCAGCTCTTTCAGGAGCAGCAGCCAGACTTGATCATTTTGGACCTGATGCTGCCCGGCCTCGACGGCCTCGAGGTCTGCGCCCGCGTGCGCCAGCAGCCCGGCCCCAAAGACCCCTACATCTTGATGCTGACCGCCAAGGGCGAAGAAATCGATCGGATCATTGGTCTGTCGACCGGCGCCGATGACTACCTGGTTAAGCCCTTTAGTCCGAGGGAGCTGGTGGCGCGGGTGCGAGCTCTCTTGCGGCGATCGCTCCGCCAAGGCGGCCAGAGCGCCCTCTACCGCACCCAGCACTTCCAGGTCGACCCCGACCAGCGCTCTGCCCAGCGCCTCCTCAATGGCGACGACACCGAGCTACTGGACCTGACCACCCTCGAATTTGATCTGCTCACCACCTTCATCAGCTATCCAGGGCGGGTCTGGAGCCGCGCCCAGCTCATCGAGAAGCTCTGGGGCGACGACTTCTTTGGCGATGAGCGCGTCGTCGATACCCACATCGCCCGCCTGCGCAAAAAGATTGAGCCCGACCCAGCCAACCCAACCTTCGTTAAAACAGTGATAGGCGTCGGCTATCGCTTTGAAGACGCGATCGCATAG
- a CDS encoding SemiSWEET family sugar transporter, which produces MKFTTTLGLIAGSLTTLAYLPQLIKTWKSKSADDISWSMLMILCLGIVLWLVYGIAVHDLPLIAANVVTLILASIILGLKVRYRRLARLQAASSEPEIATEPPSAEPQT; this is translated from the coding sequence ATGAAATTCACAACGACCCTCGGCCTCATTGCTGGCAGCCTCACCACCCTGGCCTATCTGCCCCAGCTGATCAAAACCTGGAAAAGCAAATCCGCAGACGACATTTCTTGGAGCATGCTGATGATCCTGTGCCTGGGAATCGTGCTGTGGTTGGTTTACGGCATCGCGGTTCACGATCTGCCCCTGATCGCGGCCAATGTCGTCACCCTGATCTTGGCGTCGATCATCCTCGGGCTGAAGGTCCGCTACCGACGCTTGGCGCGCCTCCAAGCCGCTAGCTCAGAGCCAGAAATTGCAACAGAACCTCCTAGCGCCGAGCCCCAGACCTAG
- a CDS encoding ABC transporter ATP-binding protein — MDTNATPALPAADATPEQPFVVEIYELSKVYRSGFWLNQKITPLKNCSLVVHPGETFGLLGPNGAGKTTLLKILLGIVRPTQGRGRLLGHPLGDRAVKQRVGYLPENPYFYDFLTGWEFLRYTADLFQIPRSVQRQRIPQLLELVGLALSAARKKQLRQYSKGMLQRIGMAQALINDPEVVFLDEPMSGLDPLGRYQMREIILSLKEQGKTIFFNSHVLADVEMICDRVAILADGELICSGKLDELLGGNNTYYIQGKGGSLDVLKKRMVNLEFQDGLWQGHLQGDPFDFLASLSLMGAQIVTIKLARPSLEEFFMEQLRSRGITSSH, encoded by the coding sequence ATGGATACCAATGCAACTCCAGCCCTTCCCGCCGCGGACGCCACGCCCGAGCAGCCTTTCGTGGTCGAAATCTACGAGCTCAGCAAGGTGTATCGGAGCGGCTTTTGGCTCAACCAAAAAATCACGCCGCTGAAAAACTGCTCTCTGGTGGTACACCCGGGCGAAACCTTCGGCTTGCTTGGCCCCAACGGCGCGGGCAAGACGACTCTGCTGAAAATTTTGCTGGGCATCGTGCGCCCGACCCAGGGGCGGGGACGGCTGCTCGGCCATCCGCTGGGCGATCGCGCCGTCAAGCAGCGCGTCGGCTATTTGCCCGAAAACCCTTACTTCTACGACTTTCTGACCGGCTGGGAATTTTTGCGCTACACCGCCGATTTGTTCCAGATTCCGCGATCGGTCCAGCGCCAGCGCATCCCCCAGCTGCTGGAGCTGGTGGGCCTCGCTCTCTCCGCCGCCCGCAAAAAGCAGCTCCGCCAGTACTCCAAGGGCATGCTCCAGCGCATCGGCATGGCCCAGGCCCTGATCAACGATCCGGAGGTGGTTTTTCTCGATGAGCCTATGTCGGGCCTCGACCCCCTCGGCCGATACCAGATGCGCGAAATCATCTTGTCTCTCAAGGAGCAGGGCAAAACGATTTTCTTCAACAGTCACGTGCTCGCCGACGTGGAGATGATCTGCGATCGCGTGGCTATCTTGGCGGATGGGGAGCTCATTTGCAGCGGCAAGCTCGACGAGCTGCTCGGGGGCAACAACACCTACTACATCCAGGGCAAGGGCGGCAGCCTCGACGTCCTCAAGAAACGCATGGTCAACCTCGAATTTCAGGACGGGCTGTGGCAGGGCCATCTCCAGGGCGATCCCTTTGATTTCCTCGCCAGCTTGTCCCTGATGGGCGCTCAGATCGTCACCATCAAGCTTGCTCGGCCTTCCCTAGAGGAATTCTTCATGGAGCAGCTGCGCAGTCGCGGCATCACAAGCAGCCACTAG
- a CDS encoding pentapeptide repeat-containing protein: protein MSLDIRHWLSDHQLTPAQLHSAPLPQMVGIAFRIAQDLQGRELTLFDVSTFAETLALPLSGVLAEGPALAQITLALVRLLSQQRPLKRNEGVWLAYQVAYLRGLQQVLNQELALNRPWIERAKLPLLNERGTLEDGPLQTQLRALKPGQLTDAQAEQVLSTPTDSFLVQQMNGAAIAWFMASGAEETEAKLMTQRILNGLAGHLLGIVTEAPLSLAQMQKFVRLGNTAPSDGSGDWSEDYEPIDTAIVVPKPALVIDLERERYRAALLRSQSEPLLGEMFTLRDLYVSLAGTTLSSQKNAPEEAFRWAAQQLQIPQAIAVLEGESGQGKTGFCQLWAAHVAQAVYPQWMPIVIRLRDVTIGETLADTLASALPQARFTEPDGWLSAVHPPCLLLLDGLDELPRSPQGGNPAAQFVRQVQQFLAQETLSPRGARHKLLLTTPPVVFQAALNTLTTEEHLPYYRLRLLPMEQEELKQWFKQWAGLQTKAIAQAYFNFLKKAGLFRPSPEPDSLAARVRHPLMLYLLGILHRDGHLDEGLLSLSPSELSFEMQDRLLRWLTGQTIDPVRSGSLTGLVRSGLAHASRGEETITSLLLGRSPARLQQQIETMALAIQQSQIRRVLPTAVTPEAEDAGGWFPLPALYFSAPGGQLGQDTPLEFTHPSFGAFLGAKAIARQLATFAQPSNGLIEDHAALNALAHWLYHQVNYQPLRPDMVEAIAADLQRLQRTMSAFQFSALTRRLEAFYQRYCRGDWLDQGLPQDARQAGQPWQTPPNLLTLEAAVGLNAFLLLCASHHAAQSIFCPCGDPKGDRFDRDRFLQFLHRISPLSLNEFQLWAQPLLSTLDFSGANLEHLAWAEANLQSVNLAGARLSGSDLTGANLVRANLSNANLSRVSLAKANLSGANLNSANLRGTDLRGAILKGVNWANTCLFEARLSDSDRREAEEQGAIFSLETFQAYTAVRAAQDSTPEPSPVAGDGELADTTLIVSQPASLYGSESDVDLGDSEDATLFMADP, encoded by the coding sequence ATGAGTCTCGACATTCGGCACTGGTTGAGCGATCACCAACTGACCCCCGCCCAGCTACACTCGGCCCCCCTGCCGCAGATGGTGGGGATCGCCTTCCGGATCGCCCAGGACCTGCAAGGGCGGGAGCTCACCCTCTTCGACGTCAGCACCTTTGCCGAGACCTTGGCTCTGCCGCTGTCGGGGGTGCTGGCAGAGGGACCCGCCCTGGCCCAGATTACCCTGGCCCTGGTGCGGCTCCTGAGCCAGCAGCGCCCGCTCAAGCGCAACGAAGGCGTCTGGCTGGCCTACCAGGTCGCCTACCTGCGGGGGTTGCAGCAGGTGCTCAACCAGGAACTAGCGCTCAATCGTCCCTGGATCGAGCGAGCCAAGCTGCCCCTGCTGAACGAGCGAGGCACCCTCGAAGATGGTCCCCTCCAAACTCAGCTCCGGGCGCTCAAGCCAGGGCAGCTCACCGACGCTCAGGCCGAACAGGTCCTCTCGACACCCACAGACTCTTTCTTGGTCCAGCAGATGAACGGGGCGGCGATCGCCTGGTTTATGGCCAGCGGCGCCGAGGAAACCGAGGCCAAGCTGATGACCCAGCGAATTCTCAATGGGCTGGCCGGCCATCTCCTGGGCATCGTCACCGAGGCGCCCCTGAGCCTGGCCCAGATGCAAAAGTTCGTGCGGCTGGGCAATACAGCGCCCAGCGACGGCAGCGGAGACTGGAGCGAAGACTATGAGCCCATCGACACTGCCATCGTCGTGCCAAAGCCTGCCTTGGTGATTGATCTTGAGCGCGAGCGCTACCGAGCGGCCCTGCTGCGCAGCCAGAGCGAGCCGCTGCTGGGGGAAATGTTTACCCTGCGGGATCTGTACGTCTCGCTGGCAGGCACCACCCTCTCCAGCCAAAAGAACGCACCGGAGGAGGCCTTTCGGTGGGCGGCCCAGCAGCTCCAGATTCCCCAGGCGATCGCCGTGCTGGAGGGGGAGTCGGGCCAGGGAAAAACGGGCTTTTGTCAGCTGTGGGCGGCCCATGTGGCCCAGGCTGTCTATCCCCAGTGGATGCCCATCGTGATTCGGCTACGGGATGTGACGATCGGAGAAACCCTGGCCGATACCCTGGCATCGGCGCTGCCCCAGGCCCGCTTTACCGAGCCTGACGGCTGGCTGTCGGCCGTTCACCCGCCCTGCTTGCTGCTCCTCGACGGCCTGGATGAACTGCCGCGATCGCCCCAGGGCGGCAATCCGGCGGCCCAGTTCGTGCGGCAGGTCCAGCAGTTTTTGGCCCAGGAGACGCTCAGTCCCCGAGGCGCGCGCCACAAACTGCTGCTGACCACGCCCCCGGTGGTCTTCCAGGCGGCCCTAAACACGCTGACCACCGAAGAGCATTTGCCCTACTACCGTCTGCGGCTGCTGCCCATGGAGCAGGAGGAGCTCAAGCAGTGGTTCAAGCAGTGGGCCGGGCTGCAAACCAAGGCGATCGCCCAGGCCTATTTCAACTTTTTGAAAAAAGCGGGCCTGTTTCGACCGTCCCCGGAGCCGGACTCCCTGGCAGCCCGCGTTCGCCATCCGCTGATGCTCTATCTGCTGGGAATTTTGCATCGGGACGGCCATCTCGATGAAGGGCTGCTGAGCCTATCGCCCAGTGAGCTGAGCTTTGAGATGCAGGACCGCCTGCTGCGCTGGCTGACGGGGCAGACGATCGATCCGGTGCGCAGCGGCAGCCTGACGGGGCTGGTGCGATCGGGGCTGGCCCACGCCAGTCGAGGCGAGGAGACCATCACAAGCTTGCTCCTGGGGCGATCGCCCGCCAGGCTCCAGCAGCAAATCGAGACCATGGCCCTGGCCATCCAGCAGAGCCAGATCCGGCGGGTGCTGCCCACCGCGGTGACCCCCGAGGCGGAGGATGCTGGCGGCTGGTTTCCGCTGCCAGCGCTCTATTTCAGCGCTCCTGGCGGCCAGCTGGGGCAAGACACGCCGCTGGAGTTTACCCACCCGAGCTTTGGCGCGTTTCTGGGTGCCAAGGCGATCGCCCGTCAGCTGGCCACCTTCGCCCAGCCCAGCAACGGCCTGATCGAGGACCACGCAGCCCTCAATGCCTTGGCCCACTGGCTCTATCACCAGGTCAACTACCAACCCCTGCGCCCGGACATGGTGGAGGCGATCGCCGCTGATCTCCAGCGGCTCCAGCGCACCATGTCGGCGTTTCAGTTCAGCGCCCTCACGCGCCGCCTAGAAGCCTTTTACCAGCGCTACTGCCGGGGCGACTGGCTCGACCAGGGACTCCCCCAGGACGCTCGCCAAGCCGGTCAGCCGTGGCAAACGCCGCCCAATCTGCTGACCCTAGAAGCCGCTGTGGGTCTCAACGCGTTTTTGCTGCTGTGCGCCAGCCACCACGCGGCCCAGAGTATCTTCTGTCCCTGCGGCGACCCGAAGGGCGATCGCTTCGATCGCGATCGCTTCCTCCAGTTTCTCCACCGCATCAGCCCCCTCAGCCTCAACGAGTTCCAGCTGTGGGCCCAGCCCCTGCTGAGCACCCTCGACTTTAGCGGCGCCAACCTCGAGCACCTGGCGTGGGCCGAGGCCAACCTCCAGAGCGTCAACCTGGCCGGGGCACGCCTCAGCGGCAGCGATCTCACCGGGGCCAACCTCGTGCGCGCCAACCTGAGCAACGCCAACTTGAGCCGCGTCTCCCTTGCCAAAGCCAACCTCTCTGGGGCCAACCTCAACAGCGCCAATCTGCGCGGCACTGACCTGCGGGGCGCCATTCTCAAGGGCGTCAACTGGGCAAATACTTGCCTGTTCGAGGCGCGGCTGAGCGACAGCGATCGCCGAGAAGCCGAAGAACAAGGCGCAATTTTTTCCCTCGAAACGTTTCAGGCTTACACCGCCGTCCGGGCTGCCCAGGACAGCACCCCTGAGCCGTCGCCAGTGGCAGGAGACGGCGAGCTAGCGGATACAACCTTGATCGTGTCTCAGCCAGCCTCCCTATACGGCTCAGAATCTGACGTCGATCTGGGCGACAGCGAAGACGCCACGCTGTTTATGGCCGACCCATAG